The proteins below are encoded in one region of Pseudomonas sp. SCB32:
- the gatC gene encoding Asp-tRNA(Asn)/Glu-tRNA(Gln) amidotransferase subunit GatC: MALERTDVEKIAHLARLGLEEADISRTTDTLNNILGLIDAMQAVDTDGVEPLAHPLEATQRLRADTVTEENRREAYQAIAPAVEDGLYLVPKVIE; this comes from the coding sequence ATGGCGCTTGAACGCACCGACGTGGAAAAGATCGCCCACCTCGCCCGCCTGGGCCTGGAGGAAGCCGACATTTCGCGCACCACCGACACCCTGAACAACATCCTCGGCCTGATCGACGCCATGCAAGCGGTCGACACCGACGGCGTGGAGCCCCTGGCCCACCCGCTGGAAGCCACGCAGCGCCTGCGTGCCGACACAGTCACCGAGGAGAACCGCCGCGAAGCCTACCAGGCCATCGCCCCGGCCGTGGAAGACGGGCTCTATCTCGTCCCGAAAGTCATCGAGTAA
- the mreB gene encoding rod shape-determining protein MreB has product MFKKLRGMFSSDLSIDLGTANTLIYVRERGIVLNEPSVVAIRSHGSQKSVVAVGTEAKRMLGRTPGNIAAIRPMKDGVIADFSVCEKMLQYFINKVHENSFLQPSPRVLICVPCKSTQVERRAIRESALGAGAREVYLIEEPMAAAIGAGLPVEEARGSMVVDIGGGTTEIALISLNGVVYAESVRVGGDRFDEAIVTYVRRNYGSLIGESTAERIKQEIGTAFPGGEVREVDVRGRNLAEGVPRSFTLNSNEVLEALQESLATIVQAVKSALEQSPPELASDIAERGLVLTGGGALLRDLDKLLAQETGLPVIVAEDPLTCVARGGGKALEMMDRHSMDLLSTE; this is encoded by the coding sequence ATGTTCAAAAAACTGCGTGGCATGTTTTCCAGTGATCTGTCGATCGACCTGGGCACTGCCAATACCCTTATTTATGTGCGCGAGCGCGGCATCGTCCTGAACGAACCGTCCGTGGTCGCCATTCGTAGCCACGGCAGCCAGAAGAGCGTGGTAGCGGTCGGTACCGAAGCCAAGCGCATGCTCGGTCGTACCCCGGGCAACATTGCCGCCATTCGTCCGATGAAGGACGGCGTGATCGCCGACTTCAGCGTCTGCGAGAAGATGCTGCAGTACTTCATCAACAAGGTTCACGAGAACAGCTTCCTGCAGCCCAGCCCGCGCGTGCTGATCTGCGTGCCGTGCAAGTCCACCCAGGTGGAACGCCGCGCCATCCGTGAATCGGCCCTGGGCGCTGGCGCCCGTGAGGTGTACCTGATCGAAGAACCGATGGCCGCAGCCATCGGCGCCGGCCTGCCGGTGGAAGAGGCCCGTGGTTCCATGGTCGTCGATATCGGCGGCGGCACCACCGAGATCGCGCTGATCTCCCTCAACGGCGTGGTCTACGCCGAATCCGTCCGCGTTGGCGGCGACCGCTTCGACGAAGCCATCGTCACCTATGTGCGCCGCAACTACGGCAGCCTGATCGGCGAATCCACCGCCGAGCGCATCAAGCAGGAAATCGGCACCGCCTTCCCGGGTGGCGAAGTCCGCGAAGTCGACGTCCGTGGCCGCAACCTGGCCGAAGGCGTACCGCGCAGCTTCACCCTGAACTCCAACGAAGTGCTCGAAGCGCTGCAGGAGTCCCTGGCGACCATCGTCCAGGCGGTCAAGAGCGCCCTGGAGCAGTCCCCGCCGGAGCTGGCTTCCGACATCGCCGAGCGCGGCCTGGTGCTGACCGGTGGTGGCGCGCTGCTGCGCGACCTGGACAAGCTGCTGGCCCAGGAAACCGGCCTGCCGGTGATCGTCGCCGAAGACCCGCTGACCTGCGTGGCTCGTGGCGGCGGCAAGGCGCTGGAAATGATGGACCGTCACTCGATGGACCTGCTCTCCACCGAATAA
- a CDS encoding nucleoside triphosphate pyrophosphatase, translating to MSQLYLASSSPRRRELLTQIGLPFHIVPASIDETPQADESAVVYVERLAREKALAGLHFLAQRADVCVLGADTAVVLDGRILGKPADRDEALAMLQALSGREHDVLTAVAVANRDRCEAKVVSSRVTFRSVSMEESERYWDTGEPHDKAGGYAIQGLAAVFVRCVEGSYSAVVGLPLCETAALLADFSIPCWQS from the coding sequence ATGTCCCAGTTGTACCTTGCTTCCAGTTCGCCGCGCCGCCGCGAGCTGCTGACCCAGATCGGCCTGCCGTTCCATATCGTGCCCGCTTCCATCGACGAGACGCCTCAAGCCGACGAGTCGGCTGTCGTTTATGTCGAGCGGCTGGCGCGCGAGAAGGCCCTGGCGGGGCTGCATTTCCTGGCTCAGCGGGCGGACGTCTGCGTGCTGGGCGCTGATACCGCCGTCGTGCTCGACGGACGCATCCTCGGCAAGCCCGCCGATCGCGACGAAGCGCTGGCCATGCTGCAGGCCCTGTCCGGCCGCGAGCATGACGTGCTCACCGCGGTGGCCGTGGCTAACCGTGACCGCTGCGAAGCGAAGGTGGTGAGCAGCCGCGTGACTTTCCGTAGTGTTTCGATGGAAGAGTCCGAGCGCTACTGGGACACTGGCGAGCCGCATGATAAAGCTGGTGGCTATGCTATCCAGGGACTCGCGGCGGTCTTCGTCCGTTGCGTGGAGGGCAGCTACAGCGCTGTGGTCGGCCTGCCGCTTTGTGAAACTGCGGCATTGCTGGCTGACTTCTCCATCCCTTGCTGGCAGTCTTGA
- a CDS encoding carboxymuconolactone decarboxylase family protein, giving the protein MNNDNRKAGEQVRREVMGDAFVDRALGNATDFSQPLQDFVNEHAWGGVWNREGLPRKTRSLITLAALTALKCPQELKGHVRGALNNGCTVEEIREALLHCAVYAGVPAAIDAFRAAQEVIEAWQADQKA; this is encoded by the coding sequence ATGAACAACGACAACCGCAAGGCCGGCGAGCAGGTTCGCCGCGAAGTGATGGGCGACGCCTTCGTCGACCGCGCCCTAGGCAACGCCACCGACTTCAGCCAGCCGCTGCAGGACTTCGTCAATGAGCACGCCTGGGGCGGTGTGTGGAATCGCGAAGGCCTGCCGCGCAAGACCCGCAGCCTGATCACCCTGGCCGCGTTGACGGCGCTCAAATGCCCTCAGGAGCTCAAAGGCCATGTGCGTGGCGCGCTGAACAATGGCTGTACGGTGGAAGAGATTCGCGAAGCACTGCTGCATTGCGCGGTCTACGCCGGCGTCCCGGCGGCTATTGATGCCTTCCGGGCGGCGCAGGAAGTGATCGAGGCGTGGCAGGCGGATCAGAAAGCCTGA
- the mreC gene encoding rod shape-determining protein MreC, which yields MFSKGPSLGARLLVLAVLSVALMVVDARFDYLKPVRSQMGLVLSPFYGIADFPVRAWEGVRDQFTSRSELLAENERLKAEQLLMQRRLQKLATLTEQNVRLRELLNSSALVDDKVLVGELIGVDPNPFTQRILIDKGEKDGVFQGQPVLDASGLMGQVVEVMPYTARVLLLTDTTHSIPVQVNRNGLRAIAVGTGNPERLELRYVADTADIKEGDLLVSSGLGQRFPAGYPVATVKEVLHDTGGPFATIRAVPTARMNRSRYVLLVFTDSRTPEQRATDAAEAQAEADRKAAESAAPAQPGGAAPASPAQGATHPATPAAPAAAAAAQPSHPAAVAGGAAALAPARPEARNRH from the coding sequence ATATTCTCCAAAGGGCCCTCGCTGGGCGCGCGCCTGCTGGTGCTCGCCGTCTTGTCGGTCGCCTTGATGGTGGTCGATGCCCGATTCGATTATCTGAAACCGGTACGCAGCCAGATGGGCCTCGTGCTGAGCCCCTTCTATGGCATTGCCGACTTCCCCGTTCGTGCCTGGGAAGGCGTGCGCGATCAGTTCACCAGCCGCAGCGAGCTGCTGGCCGAGAACGAGCGCCTGAAGGCCGAGCAGCTGCTGATGCAGCGCCGCCTTCAGAAACTGGCCACCCTCACTGAACAGAACGTTCGCCTGCGCGAGCTGCTCAATTCCTCCGCCCTGGTCGACGACAAGGTGCTGGTGGGCGAGTTGATCGGTGTCGACCCGAACCCCTTCACCCAGCGCATCCTGATCGACAAGGGCGAGAAGGATGGCGTGTTCCAGGGGCAGCCGGTGCTCGACGCCAGCGGCCTGATGGGCCAGGTGGTCGAGGTCATGCCCTACACCGCGCGCGTCCTGCTGCTGACCGATACCACCCACAGCATTCCGGTGCAGGTGAACCGCAATGGCCTGCGCGCCATCGCCGTGGGCACCGGCAACCCGGAACGCCTGGAGCTGCGCTACGTCGCCGACACCGCCGACATCAAGGAAGGTGATCTGCTGGTCAGCTCGGGCCTGGGGCAACGCTTCCCGGCGGGCTACCCGGTAGCCACGGTCAAGGAAGTGCTGCACGACACGGGTGGGCCCTTTGCTACCATTCGCGCAGTGCCCACCGCAAGAATGAACCGCAGCCGCTACGTGCTGCTGGTCTTCACCGATAGCCGGACGCCCGAGCAGCGCGCCACCGATGCTGCCGAGGCCCAGGCGGAGGCAGACCGCAAGGCCGCCGAATCCGCCGCGCCGGCCCAGCCTGGAGGCGCCGCACCGGCATCGCCGGCACAGGGCGCCACTCATCCTGCGACTCCGGCCGCCCCTGCTGCTGCCGCTGCTGCGCAGCCGTCGCACCCGGCAGCAGTTGCCGGAGGCGCGGCCGCACTGGCTCCGGCACGCCCTGAAGCAAGGAACCGCCACTGA
- the gatA gene encoding Asp-tRNA(Asn)/Glu-tRNA(Gln) amidotransferase subunit GatA, translating into MLHQLTLAEVARGLADKQFSAQELTTALLARIQQLDPQLNSFITVTEELALAQAKAADERRAKGDIGALLGAPIAHKDLFCTQGVRTSCGSKILDAFVSPYDATVVERLADAGTVSLGKLNMDEFAMGSANESSHYGPVKNPWDTSRVPGGSSGGSAAAVAARLIPAATGTDTGGSIRQPAALTNLTGIKPTYGRVSRWGMIAYASSLDQGGPLARTAEDCALMLGAMAGFDPKDSTSVDQPVDDYLAALAKPLTGLRIGLPKEYFGAGLDSRIADAVMKVVEQLKQLGAVVKEISLPNMQHAIPAYYVIAPAEASSNLSRFDGVRYGYRCEDPKDLQDLYKRSRAEGFGAEVKRRIMVGTYALSAGYYDAYYLKAQKIRRLIKNDFTSAFAEVDVILGPTTPNPAWKLGEKNNDPVAQYLEDIYTITANLAGIPGLSMPAGFVDGLPVGVQLLAPYFQEGRLLNVAHQYQLATDWHKQAPAGF; encoded by the coding sequence ATGCTGCATCAATTGACCCTCGCCGAAGTCGCCCGCGGACTCGCCGACAAGCAATTCTCCGCCCAGGAACTGACCACTGCCCTGCTCGCGCGCATCCAGCAGCTCGACCCGCAGTTGAACAGCTTCATCACCGTCACCGAAGAGCTTGCCCTGGCCCAGGCCAAGGCCGCCGACGAACGGCGCGCCAAGGGCGACATCGGCGCCCTGCTGGGTGCGCCGATCGCCCACAAGGACCTGTTCTGCACCCAGGGCGTGCGCACCAGCTGCGGCTCGAAGATCCTCGACGCCTTCGTCTCGCCCTACGACGCCACCGTCGTCGAGCGCCTGGCGGACGCCGGCACCGTGAGTCTGGGCAAGCTGAACATGGACGAATTCGCCATGGGCTCGGCCAACGAATCCAGCCACTACGGCCCGGTGAAGAACCCCTGGGACACCTCCCGTGTACCGGGCGGCTCCTCCGGCGGTTCCGCCGCCGCCGTGGCCGCGCGCCTGATCCCGGCCGCCACCGGCACCGACACCGGCGGCTCGATCCGCCAGCCGGCCGCGCTGACCAACCTCACCGGCATCAAGCCGACCTACGGTCGCGTATCGCGCTGGGGCATGATCGCCTACGCCTCCAGCCTCGACCAGGGTGGCCCGCTGGCCCGCACCGCCGAGGACTGCGCGCTGATGCTTGGTGCCATGGCCGGCTTCGATCCGAAGGACTCCACCAGCGTCGACCAGCCGGTGGACGACTACCTTGCCGCCCTGGCCAAGCCGCTGACCGGCCTGCGCATCGGCCTGCCGAAGGAGTACTTCGGCGCCGGCCTGGATAGCCGCATCGCCGACGCGGTGATGAAGGTGGTCGAGCAGCTCAAGCAGCTCGGCGCAGTGGTCAAGGAAATCTCCCTGCCGAACATGCAGCACGCGATCCCTGCCTACTACGTGATCGCCCCCGCAGAGGCCAGCTCCAACCTGTCTCGCTTCGACGGCGTGCGCTATGGCTACCGCTGCGAGGACCCGAAGGACCTGCAGGACCTGTACAAGCGCTCCCGTGCCGAAGGCTTCGGCGCTGAAGTGAAACGCCGCATCATGGTCGGCACCTACGCGCTTTCCGCCGGTTACTACGACGCGTATTACCTGAAAGCTCAGAAAATTCGCCGCCTGATCAAGAACGATTTCACCAGCGCCTTCGCCGAAGTCGACGTCATCCTCGGCCCGACCACGCCGAACCCGGCCTGGAAACTGGGCGAGAAGAACAACGACCCGGTCGCCCAGTACCTGGAAGACATCTACACCATCACCGCCAACCTCGCCGGCATTCCGGGCCTGTCCATGCCAGCCGGCTTCGTCGACGGCCTGCCGGTGGGTGTCCAGCTGCTCGCGCCGTACTTCCAGGAAGGCCGCCTGCTCAACGTCGCGCACCAGTACCAACTGGCGACCGACTGGCACAAACAAGCACCGGCTGGATTCTGA
- a CDS encoding septal ring lytic transglycosylase RlpA family protein, translating to MWRSLPTLLLLAGLALLAGCSTSSYNSDSEVSGRGYRAEGTASYYGKAHHGKRTASGERFNQNTLTAAHRTLAFGTRVKVTNLENGRSVVVRINDRGPFGRGRIIDVSKAAAEQLNMLRSGTARVRLEGL from the coding sequence ATGTGGCGTTCGCTCCCCACCCTCCTCCTCCTCGCCGGCCTAGCCCTACTGGCCGGTTGTAGCACTTCGTCGTACAACAGCGACTCGGAGGTCTCCGGCCGCGGCTACCGCGCCGAGGGCACCGCCTCTTATTACGGCAAGGCGCACCATGGCAAGCGTACCGCCAGCGGCGAGCGCTTCAATCAGAATACCCTCACCGCTGCCCACCGCACCCTGGCTTTCGGCACACGAGTGAAGGTCACCAACCTCGAGAATGGCCGCAGCGTTGTGGTGCGTATCAACGACCGCGGGCCGTTCGGCCGTGGGCGAATCATCGACGTTTCGAAAGCCGCCGCTGAACAACTCAACATGCTGCGCTCCGGCACCGCCCGGGTGCGCCTGGAAGGTCTCTGA
- the rng gene encoding ribonuclease G yields the protein MSEEILINITPMESRVAVVENGVLQEVHVERTLRRGIVGNIYKGKVVRVLPGMQAAFVDIGLERAAFIHAAEISTREGSAVESISALVHEGQSLVIQVTKDPIGTKGARLTTHLSIPSRYLVYMPRTSHVGISLKIEDEVERERLKQVVAKCVAAEGIVEQGGFILRTAAEGAGEDEILADIRYLRRLWDQIDAQIKTVGAPTLIYEDLSLALRTLRDLVNPRIEKIRVDSRENFQKITQFVEELMPEIADRLEHYPGERPIFDLYGVEDEVQKALERKVLLKSGGYLIIDPTEAMTTIDVNTGAFVGHRNLEETIFKTNLEAATAIARQLRLRNLGGIIIIDFIDMEDEEHRRQVLRTLEKQLERDHAKTNIIGITELGLVQMTRKRTRESLVQVLCEPCPSCQGRGMLKTAETICYEIFREILREARAYQADSYLVLANQKVVDRLLDEESGNVADLEVFIGRTIKFQVEAMYSQEQYDVVLL from the coding sequence ATGAGCGAAGAGATCCTGATCAATATCACGCCGATGGAATCGCGCGTGGCGGTGGTGGAGAACGGCGTCCTGCAGGAGGTCCATGTCGAGCGCACGTTGCGCCGCGGGATCGTCGGCAACATCTACAAGGGCAAGGTCGTACGCGTGCTGCCGGGCATGCAGGCGGCCTTCGTCGACATCGGCCTGGAGCGTGCGGCCTTCATCCACGCGGCGGAGATCTCCACCCGCGAAGGCAGCGCGGTGGAGAGCATCAGCGCACTGGTGCACGAGGGCCAGAGCCTGGTGATTCAGGTCACCAAGGACCCGATCGGAACCAAGGGCGCGCGCCTGACCACCCACCTGTCGATCCCTTCCCGTTACCTGGTCTACATGCCGCGCACCAGTCATGTCGGCATTTCCCTGAAGATCGAAGACGAAGTCGAGCGCGAGCGCCTCAAGCAGGTGGTCGCCAAGTGCGTTGCCGCCGAGGGTATCGTCGAGCAGGGCGGTTTCATCCTGCGGACTGCCGCCGAGGGTGCCGGGGAGGATGAGATCCTTGCCGATATCCGCTACCTGCGCCGCCTCTGGGATCAGATCGATGCGCAGATCAAGACCGTTGGCGCGCCAACGCTGATCTACGAAGACCTTTCCCTCGCCCTGCGCACCCTGCGCGACCTGGTGAACCCGCGTATCGAGAAAATTCGCGTCGATTCCCGGGAGAACTTCCAGAAGATCACGCAGTTCGTCGAAGAACTGATGCCGGAAATCGCCGATCGCCTCGAGCACTACCCGGGCGAGCGGCCGATCTTCGACCTCTACGGGGTCGAGGACGAGGTGCAAAAGGCGCTGGAGCGCAAGGTACTGCTCAAGTCCGGCGGCTACCTGATCATCGACCCGACCGAGGCGATGACCACCATCGACGTGAACACCGGCGCGTTCGTCGGTCACCGCAACCTCGAAGAAACCATCTTCAAGACCAATCTCGAGGCGGCCACCGCCATTGCCCGCCAGCTGCGCCTGCGCAACCTGGGCGGGATCATCATCATCGACTTCATCGACATGGAAGATGAAGAGCACCGCCGCCAGGTCCTGCGGACCCTGGAGAAGCAGCTTGAGCGCGACCATGCCAAGACCAACATCATCGGCATCACCGAGCTGGGCCTGGTGCAGATGACCCGCAAGCGCACACGCGAGAGCCTGGTGCAGGTGCTCTGCGAGCCCTGCCCGAGCTGCCAGGGGCGCGGCATGCTGAAGACGGCCGAGACCATCTGCTACGAGATCTTCCGCGAAATCCTCCGTGAGGCCCGTGCCTACCAGGCCGATTCGTACCTGGTGCTGGCCAACCAGAAGGTGGTCGATCGACTGCTCGACGAGGAGTCGGGTAACGTCGCCGATCTGGAAGTTTTCATCGGCCGGACCATCAAATTCCAGGTCGAGGCCATGTACTCTCAGGAACAGTATGACGTTGTCCTGCTTTGA
- the mreD gene encoding rod shape-determining protein MreD has translation MAAQGSQNGWVVWLSLIMALLLSVAPMPSFMEIGRPLWLAMFLTYWVLYLPQKVGLLSAWVLGLGEDVLYGTLLGQNALILSLIIFLVLSLHQRLRMFPIWQQCLVLVVVFGLAQLVQLWISALTGNRPPTLVFLLPALVSALLWPWVYTLLRALRLRLNIN, from the coding sequence ATGGCCGCCCAAGGCTCGCAAAATGGCTGGGTGGTCTGGCTCAGCCTGATCATGGCGCTGTTGCTCTCCGTGGCGCCGATGCCCAGCTTCATGGAGATCGGTCGGCCGCTCTGGCTGGCGATGTTCCTGACCTACTGGGTGCTTTACCTGCCGCAGAAGGTCGGCCTGCTCAGCGCCTGGGTGCTGGGGCTTGGCGAGGACGTGCTGTACGGCACTTTGCTGGGGCAGAACGCGCTGATCCTGAGCCTGATCATTTTCCTGGTGCTGTCGCTGCACCAGCGTTTGCGGATGTTCCCCATCTGGCAGCAATGCCTGGTACTGGTGGTGGTATTCGGTCTGGCACAACTGGTTCAGCTATGGATCAGCGCGTTGACCGGCAACCGCCCGCCAACTCTGGTTTTCCTGCTGCCGGCGCTGGTCAGTGCCTTGCTCTGGCCGTGGGTCTATACGCTGCTCCGGGCCCTGCGTCTGCGCCTGAACATCAATTGA
- the gatB gene encoding Asp-tRNA(Asn)/Glu-tRNA(Gln) amidotransferase subunit GatB: MQWETVIGLEIHAQLSTQSKIFSGSATTFGAAPNTQASLIDLAMPGTLPVLNQEAVRMACQFGLAINAEIAERNVFARKNYFYPDLPKGYQTSQMDHPIVGKGHLDITLEDGTVKRVGITRAHLEEDAGKSLHEDFHGMSGIDLNRAGTPLLEIVSEPDIRSAKEAVAYVKAIHAMVRYLGICDGNMAEGSLRCDCNVSVRPKGQAEFGTRAEIKNVNSFRFIEKAINHEVQRQIELIEDGGKVVQETRLYDPNKDETRSMRSKEEANDYRYFPCPDLLPVVIERAFLEELRGQLPELPDQKRERFESQYGLSAYDASVLSASREMADYFEQVQAICADAKLAANWVMGELSSLLNKDGLEIEQSPVSAEHLGGMILRLKDGTINGKAAKTVFAAMAEGEGSPDEIIKAKDLVQNTDSGAVEKLLDDVLAANAEQVEQYRASDEAKRGKMFGFFVGQAMKAAKGKANPAQVNELLKKKLEG, translated from the coding sequence ATGCAATGGGAAACCGTGATCGGGCTGGAAATCCACGCACAGCTCTCCACCCAATCGAAGATCTTCTCCGGTAGCGCCACCACCTTCGGCGCCGCACCGAACACCCAGGCCAGCCTGATCGACCTGGCCATGCCCGGCACCCTGCCGGTGCTGAACCAGGAGGCCGTGCGAATGGCCTGCCAGTTCGGCCTGGCGATCAACGCCGAAATCGCCGAGCGCAACGTGTTCGCCCGGAAGAACTACTTCTACCCGGACCTGCCCAAGGGCTACCAGACCAGCCAGATGGACCACCCCATCGTCGGCAAGGGCCATCTGGACATCACCCTGGAAGACGGCACCGTCAAGCGCGTCGGCATTACCCGCGCGCACCTGGAAGAGGACGCCGGCAAGAGCCTGCACGAAGACTTCCACGGCATGAGCGGCATCGACCTGAACCGCGCCGGCACGCCGCTGCTGGAGATCGTCTCCGAGCCGGACATCCGTAGCGCCAAGGAAGCCGTGGCCTACGTCAAGGCGATCCACGCCATGGTTCGCTACCTGGGCATCTGCGACGGCAACATGGCCGAAGGCTCGCTGCGTTGCGACTGCAACGTCTCGGTACGCCCCAAGGGCCAGGCCGAGTTCGGCACCCGTGCCGAGATCAAGAACGTGAACTCCTTCCGCTTCATCGAGAAGGCGATCAACCACGAAGTGCAGCGCCAGATCGAGCTGATCGAGGACGGCGGCAAGGTCGTGCAGGAAACCCGCCTGTATGACCCGAACAAGGACGAAACGCGCTCCATGCGCAGCAAGGAAGAAGCCAACGACTACCGTTACTTCCCCTGCCCGGACCTGCTGCCGGTGGTGATCGAGCGCGCTTTCCTCGAAGAACTGCGCGGCCAGCTGCCGGAACTGCCGGACCAGAAGCGCGAGCGTTTCGAGAGCCAGTACGGCCTGTCCGCCTACGACGCCAGCGTGCTGTCCGCCAGCCGCGAGATGGCCGACTACTTCGAACAGGTCCAGGCCATCTGCGCCGACGCCAAGCTGGCGGCCAACTGGGTGATGGGCGAGCTCTCCAGCCTGCTCAACAAGGATGGCCTGGAGATCGAGCAATCGCCGGTTTCCGCCGAGCACCTGGGCGGCATGATCCTGCGCCTGAAGGACGGCACCATCAACGGCAAGGCCGCGAAGACCGTGTTCGCCGCCATGGCCGAGGGTGAAGGCTCACCCGACGAGATCATCAAGGCCAAGGACCTGGTGCAGAACACCGATTCCGGCGCCGTCGAGAAGCTGCTGGACGACGTGCTGGCAGCCAACGCCGAGCAGGTCGAGCAGTACCGCGCCAGCGACGAAGCCAAGCGCGGCAAGATGTTCGGCTTCTTCGTCGGCCAGGCCATGAAAGCCGCCAAGGGCAAGGCCAACCCGGCACAAGTGAACGAACTGCTGAAGAAGAAGCTCGAAGGGTAA
- a CDS encoding YfaP family protein, translated as MKLAHALRLSLLASLIPWGVQAAESPIHFDTPVGGWRAGDGDKADFRQTVNYPASSVNTRADQAETARIRGEIRSLPKDNKDPARLVVNGVAMPLKVDDNGGFDRPFSFPAGTNSVEVITPDGQQRKRVQFYHGGGGGEVPAKLRVLLSWDSDNTDLDLHLVTPDGGHVWYGNRSLANGATQDVDVTTGYGPEIIASPTPLKGQYLVYVNYYGGGWSEDESSGDVNAAKPLTTAQVTIVTEEGTVNEKQESFLIPMRQPGELTLVKRFSYP; from the coding sequence ATGAAACTCGCCCACGCGCTCCGCCTGTCCCTGCTCGCCAGCCTGATTCCGTGGGGCGTACAGGCTGCCGAATCGCCAATTCACTTCGACACGCCGGTAGGCGGCTGGCGAGCCGGTGATGGCGACAAGGCGGACTTCCGGCAGACGGTGAACTATCCGGCGTCGTCGGTGAATACCCGTGCGGACCAGGCCGAGACCGCGCGCATCCGTGGCGAGATCCGCTCGCTGCCCAAGGACAACAAGGACCCTGCGCGGCTGGTGGTGAATGGCGTGGCGATGCCGCTGAAGGTCGATGACAACGGCGGCTTCGACCGTCCCTTTTCCTTCCCGGCCGGCACCAACAGTGTCGAGGTGATTACCCCGGACGGCCAGCAGCGCAAGCGCGTGCAGTTCTACCACGGCGGTGGCGGCGGCGAGGTGCCGGCCAAGCTGCGCGTGCTGCTGTCCTGGGATTCCGACAACACCGACCTCGACCTGCACCTGGTCACGCCGGACGGCGGGCACGTCTGGTACGGCAACCGCTCATTGGCCAACGGCGCAACCCAGGATGTCGACGTGACCACCGGCTACGGTCCGGAAATCATCGCCAGCCCGACGCCGCTCAAGGGCCAGTACCTGGTCTACGTGAACTACTACGGCGGTGGCTGGAGCGAGGATGAAAGCTCGGGTGACGTGAATGCGGCCAAGCCGCTGACCACGGCGCAGGTGACCATCGTCACGGAGGAGGGGACGGTGAACGAGAAGCAGGAGAGCTTCCTGATCCCGATGCGCCAGCCGGGTGAGCTGACCCTGGTTAAGCGGTTCAGTTACCCGTAA